In the genome of Quercus robur chromosome 3, dhQueRobu3.1, whole genome shotgun sequence, one region contains:
- the LOC126717531 gene encoding plasmodesmata-located protein 2-like yields MNSTSTLIPSSLQLLLLVSLALFLPSIKSSSDYSTLVYKNCASQTFTSTSISHSQTLSSLFQELVAHSSQSKFFKTIEGNSETAISGLFQCRGDMSDEECHNCVNAIPQMSDSLCSLAMAARIQLFGCYTHYEADGFHEPDATTSKTNLLYKICGESEAVDGGFVELRDAAFAALESGVVSGNGFFSSSYDSVQVTAQCEGDLGGCDCGECVNNAVQVAQEECGNSVSGEIYLDKCFISYSYHPDGTHGNSKHEGQKGKNNGGNKSAAIVVGAAAALFLGFIFFSCIKSWNKKDDD; encoded by the exons ATGAATTCAACTTCAACCTTGATACCTTCCTCTCTTCAACTGCTTCTTTTAGTCTCTTTGGCTCTCTTCCTACCATCTATCAAATCCTCTTCAGATTACAGCACCTTAGTGTACAAGAATTGTGCAAGTCAAACATTCACAAGTACATCAATATCACACTCACAAACCCTTTCCTCTCTTTTCCAAGAGCTAGTAGCACACTCCTCCCAATCCAAGTTCTTCAAAACCATTGAAGGAAACAGTGAGACCGCCATTTCTGGTCTCTTTCAATGCAGGGGGGACATGAGTGATGAAGAGTGCCACAACTGTGTAAACGCAATTCCTCAAATGTCAGACAGCTTGTGCAGCCTTGCAATGGCAGCTAGAATTCAGCTTTTTGGGTGCTACACACACTATGAGGCTGATGGTTTTCATGAACCAGATGCAACTACTTCCAAAACTAATTTGCTCTACAAGATTTGTGGTGAATCTGAGGCAGTGGATGGTGGGTTTGTAGAGCTTAGAGACGCGGCGTTTGCAGCTCTTGAAAGTGGTGTTGTGAGTGGTAATGGGTTCTTTTCATCGAGCTATGACTCGGTGCAAGTGACGGCACAGTGTGAAGGTGATTTAGGGGGTTGTGATTGTGGGGAATGTGTGAACAATGCAGTGCAGGTTGCTCAGGAAGAATGTGGGAACTCAGTTTCAGGAGAAATTTATTTGGACAAGTGCTTCATCAGCTATTCTTACCATCCGGATGGGACACACGGCAACTCTAAACACG AGGGCCAGAAAGGCAAAAATAACGGTGGGAATAAATCAGCAGCAATTGTTGTGGGAGCGGCAGCAGCTTTATTTTTggggtttattttcttttcgtGTATCAAGTCTTGGAATAAGAAAGATGAtgattaa